The following coding sequences lie in one Thalassoglobus polymorphus genomic window:
- a CDS encoding transposase has protein sequence MKQWRARMGTEAAQEIYRQRTATAEFPNAGCRNRGLHQFGVRGLLKAKAVSLLHALVHNFQRTLDLKGQLQAKFS, from the coding sequence GTGAAACAGTGGCGAGCACGCATGGGGACCGAAGCGGCACAAGAGATTTATCGTCAACGGACAGCGACGGCGGAATTCCCGAATGCAGGTTGTCGCAATCGAGGGTTGCATCAATTTGGAGTTCGCGGATTACTGAAAGCCAAAGCAGTGAGTTTGCTGCATGCACTGGTACACAACTTTCAACGAACTCTCGATTTGAAAGGTCAGCTGCAAGCGAAATTCAGCTAA
- a CDS encoding REP-associated tyrosine transposase — translation MPNYRRSHVPGGTYFFTVKTELNAPIFSNNDHVVQLGSIIREAVTRWPFEINAIVLLPDHLHAIWTLPPGDDDYSKRWGWIKKEFTKVYLANGGQEQFTSVSKKRNRRRGVWQRKFWEHTIEDENDYEAHFDYIHWNPVKHGYVKCPSHWSHSSFHKWGAKGVYPKNWGCGEQSPISMKSIKDVGE, via the coding sequence ATGCCCAATTATCGACGTTCACATGTTCCAGGCGGGACGTACTTCTTCACGGTGAAAACCGAACTCAATGCTCCCATTTTCTCGAACAACGATCACGTTGTTCAACTTGGAAGCATCATTCGTGAAGCAGTGACGCGCTGGCCTTTTGAAATCAATGCGATCGTGCTCCTCCCGGACCATTTACACGCGATCTGGACATTGCCTCCCGGTGACGATGACTATTCAAAACGTTGGGGCTGGATCAAGAAGGAGTTCACGAAAGTGTACTTGGCGAATGGCGGTCAAGAACAATTCACATCTGTTTCAAAAAAACGAAATCGACGCCGTGGTGTTTGGCAACGGAAGTTCTGGGAACATACCATTGAAGACGAAAATGATTATGAAGCTCACTTCGACTACATCCATTGGAATCCAGTCAAACATGGTTACGTGAAATGCCCGAGCCACTGGTCACATTCCTCGTTTCACAAATGGGGTGCCAAAGGCGTTTATCCGAAGAATTGGGGATGTGGTGAGCAATCTCCGATTTCGATGAAATCCATCAAAGACGTCGGCGAATAA
- a CDS encoding IS1182 family transposase, which translates to MSGQSGVRVQRAERRQIQWQAFSLDQLLPQEHTARLVWAYIESLDVSKLYETIKTHEAGPGRNPIDPQLLLAVWLLATIEGVGSARRLDRLCKEHIAYMWILGGVSVNYHTFADFRVQNLVFLEDLLTQSVATLLHQGLVELTRVAQDGMRVRASAGSDSFRRKPTLEECLQTAETHLEELQNEAESEPGTEDRRVKAARERAARERKERLEAALAEHEKLVPKMERRKKGSSENARASTTDPEARKMKMGDGGFRPAYNVQFATTTDSLVIVGVDVVNAGTDGGQMQHMVDQIQERYDQRPAEYLADGGFVSLADITALEQAGTVGSAVRTILELI; encoded by the coding sequence ATGAGTGGTCAGTCTGGGGTTCGAGTTCAACGGGCGGAGCGGCGGCAGATCCAGTGGCAGGCGTTTTCACTCGATCAGCTCTTACCGCAAGAACACACAGCTCGCCTGGTCTGGGCGTATATTGAATCATTGGATGTTTCTAAACTTTACGAGACCATTAAAACTCATGAGGCCGGTCCTGGTCGAAATCCGATCGATCCTCAACTGTTACTCGCCGTCTGGTTGTTGGCGACGATTGAAGGTGTTGGTTCAGCACGACGGTTAGACCGGCTTTGCAAAGAGCACATCGCCTACATGTGGATTCTGGGCGGGGTCTCGGTGAACTATCACACGTTCGCTGACTTCCGTGTCCAGAACCTGGTGTTCCTCGAAGACTTACTGACTCAAAGTGTGGCGACGTTGTTGCATCAGGGGCTCGTGGAACTGACACGCGTGGCCCAAGATGGCATGCGTGTCCGCGCCTCTGCTGGGAGTGATTCCTTTCGTCGCAAGCCAACGCTGGAAGAATGCTTGCAAACAGCCGAAACACATTTGGAAGAGCTGCAAAACGAAGCGGAATCAGAACCGGGAACCGAAGACCGTCGTGTGAAAGCGGCTCGGGAACGGGCTGCTCGTGAACGAAAAGAACGACTGGAAGCAGCACTCGCTGAGCATGAGAAACTGGTTCCGAAAATGGAACGCCGCAAGAAAGGTTCCAGCGAAAATGCTCGTGCATCAACGACAGACCCCGAAGCTCGCAAGATGAAGATGGGCGACGGTGGCTTTCGACCAGCGTACAATGTTCAGTTTGCAACAACGACCGATTCTCTGGTGATCGTGGGAGTCGATGTCGTCAACGCGGGAACAGATGGAGGCCAGATGCAGCACATGGTCGATCAGATTCAAGAGCGTTACGATCAACGTCCAGCAGAGTATCTGGCTGATGGCGGCTTTGTCAGTCTGGCTGACATCACTGCACTGGAACAAGCAGGGACAGTAGGGTCCGCTGTGCGGACCATTTTGGAGTTGATATGA
- a CDS encoding DUF2293 domain-containing protein, whose translation MPDQSRNVAPGPQERTVRTQDGLVLTVPDDWDLLPPGDAGLTRRVKASGPTWTVKEKKGRRTFSLGVWADAKRIETIKRDLEAERSTDAYAKRQQASAKRREKNQAKYVEDFAGAVLSFLNFNARYEKIASQLAEAVTLHATPVGSGTVARTQRIPIEKRAESAVIAWLRHQTTAYDEMKIARIKGKRRETRRMLAEQSRTLLQKYRRGEDIDAQTCPLLQALKRLEHDS comes from the coding sequence ATGCCTGACCAAAGTCGAAATGTTGCACCGGGGCCACAAGAGCGGACTGTGAGGACTCAGGATGGGCTGGTGTTGACGGTTCCCGATGATTGGGATTTGTTGCCACCGGGAGATGCCGGGTTAACGCGGCGAGTAAAGGCTTCCGGACCGACATGGACGGTCAAAGAGAAAAAAGGCCGACGAACTTTTTCACTTGGTGTTTGGGCTGACGCAAAGCGCATCGAGACCATCAAGCGCGATCTTGAAGCGGAACGCTCAACCGATGCCTATGCCAAGCGGCAGCAAGCGAGTGCGAAGCGACGAGAAAAGAATCAGGCGAAGTACGTCGAAGACTTTGCCGGCGCGGTCTTAAGTTTCTTGAACTTCAACGCCCGTTACGAAAAAATTGCGTCCCAACTCGCTGAAGCGGTCACACTCCACGCGACGCCCGTCGGTTCAGGAACTGTTGCACGAACTCAGCGAATCCCGATCGAGAAGCGAGCGGAGTCGGCCGTGATTGCCTGGCTGCGACATCAAACGACTGCCTATGACGAGATGAAGATTGCCCGCATCAAAGGAAAAAGGCGCGAGACTCGACGCATGCTCGCTGAACAGTCGCGAACCCTGCTTCAAAAATACCGCCGGGGCGAAGATATCGACGCTCAAACCTGCCCACTGCTCCAGGCACTGAAACGACTGGAACACGATTCGTAA
- the fae gene encoding formaldehyde-activating enzyme, whose amino-acid sequence MSERIIMRTGECLVAGGPPFTAAEPEVVIGELDGPVGTAIATLTGGQAAGHSKVFAILDTDIQVRPVTLMVSKVTVKSSSYTNILMGTVQAAIANGVLDAVRAGDIPKEKANDLGIVCSVWLNPGAATDPDLDHKALFDIHRKATAQAIHKAMNNEPTIDWLLEHQDEITHKYYQRGLDGTL is encoded by the coding sequence ATGAGCGAACGAATTATCATGCGAACTGGGGAATGCCTTGTCGCCGGTGGTCCACCTTTTACTGCAGCTGAGCCAGAAGTTGTGATCGGTGAACTGGACGGACCTGTCGGGACAGCCATCGCCACGTTAACGGGTGGTCAGGCGGCAGGACACTCTAAGGTCTTTGCGATACTCGACACCGACATCCAGGTGAGACCTGTCACATTGATGGTCAGTAAGGTGACCGTCAAAAGTAGTTCTTACACCAACATTCTGATGGGGACCGTCCAGGCTGCGATTGCGAATGGTGTTCTCGACGCCGTTCGGGCTGGAGATATTCCGAAAGAAAAAGCGAACGATCTCGGGATCGTCTGCTCCGTCTGGCTCAACCCCGGGGCTGCGACTGATCCTGATCTGGATCACAAGGCACTGTTTGATATCCATCGCAAGGCGACCGCTCAGGCGATCCACAAAGCAATGAACAACGAGCCGACCATCGATTGGCTTTTGGAACACCAGGACGAGATCACTCACAAATACTACCAGAGAGGTCTCGACGGCACGTTATAG
- a CDS encoding peptidyl-alpha-hydroxyglycine alpha-amidating lyase family protein, with product MISQTRIFWSLLLAIAFGVSLSPTSQLSAQNPGYAKEPVITEYDVDPSWPVRPDEIGAAGWVSGLSIDDKDQVWFFRKGPDPVQVYTSDGKFVRSWGNDHNFVNPHHLRIGPDGSIWLADFGRHVVQKFTVEGKLLQTLGVLDERGDDNDHFDRPTDMAITPAGDVFVTDGYGNNRRIMHFDSDGKFVKTWGEYGSAPGSFILPHSIVVDSKGKLYVADRNSGRIQVFDQSGKYLDSWGNVIMPWGLSITKDDELWVCGSSPHWWLRDGKYPEFKDQVFMKFSTDGRVLQVWQIPLGDIGDNKNKPDTSRLKPGEAVGVHCIAADSKGNLFVGEIYSERAQKFVPVTSRTPSKK from the coding sequence ATGATTTCACAAACTCGAATTTTCTGGTCGTTGCTGCTCGCAATTGCTTTCGGAGTTTCTCTTTCACCGACAAGTCAGCTGAGCGCGCAGAATCCCGGATACGCGAAGGAACCGGTGATTACTGAGTACGACGTCGATCCGAGTTGGCCGGTGCGACCAGACGAGATTGGTGCAGCCGGGTGGGTCTCTGGGCTTTCCATTGACGACAAGGATCAGGTCTGGTTCTTTCGCAAAGGGCCGGACCCGGTACAGGTTTATACCAGCGACGGAAAATTTGTCCGCAGCTGGGGGAATGACCATAACTTCGTCAATCCCCATCATCTTCGTATCGGGCCGGATGGGAGTATCTGGCTTGCAGATTTCGGGCGTCATGTGGTGCAGAAGTTTACTGTTGAGGGGAAGCTGCTCCAGACATTAGGCGTTCTCGATGAGCGTGGTGATGACAACGATCATTTCGACCGTCCGACCGACATGGCGATCACGCCTGCAGGGGATGTGTTTGTCACCGATGGTTACGGAAACAATCGTCGGATCATGCACTTTGATAGCGATGGGAAGTTCGTCAAAACCTGGGGAGAGTATGGCTCTGCACCGGGCAGTTTTATCTTGCCACATTCCATCGTTGTCGATTCCAAAGGGAAGCTCTATGTGGCGGACCGGAACAGTGGACGGATTCAGGTTTTTGATCAGTCAGGAAAGTATCTTGATTCATGGGGCAACGTCATCATGCCTTGGGGGCTCTCAATCACGAAGGATGATGAACTCTGGGTGTGCGGTTCTTCACCACACTGGTGGCTTCGCGATGGCAAGTACCCGGAGTTTAAGGACCAGGTCTTCATGAAGTTTTCGACTGATGGGCGAGTCCTGCAGGTTTGGCAAATTCCCCTTGGCGATATTGGAGACAACAAGAACAAGCCAGATACTTCTCGACTCAAACCGGGTGAAGCCGTCGGCGTTCATTGCATCGCTGCCGACTCGAAAGGCAATTTATTCGTTGGCGAAATCTACAGCGAACGCGCCCAGAAGTTTGTCCCCGTGACCAGCCGAACTCCTTCGAAGAAGTAA
- a CDS encoding neutral/alkaline non-lysosomal ceramidase N-terminal domain-containing protein: MPKIIYFALAVFWFSNFSLFGEEKKEPAPSETPLRAGAAAVDITPTEFPLNMPGGFNANMATSAHDPLFARAIVLDNGVTTLAMVVVDSLGVSPEILDEAKAIAAKKTGIKVDHMLISSTHTHSGPPYSTRSKDAPAVAYRKVLTEGMAESIVQAHASLQPASVGAASHPLPDEVFNRRWFLKAGKMPLNPFGKMDIVKMNPSRSPDVLDRPAGPTDPDITIISIQNARRRQLALFANYSLHYVGATPRGQLSADYFGEFARLMPARLRGSNEFVAMMSNGTSGDINNIPFNVTRPPREPFEQIRIVARKAADTAWFAHRKIDEHKNNVPLQMLERKVELKYRRPSAEEVDAARKVLAVKDKAEIDSLPRLAQNYARRVVQFAEREEETLTVKIQAIRIGDLVVCGIPFETFVETGLELKDRSPFPQTMVIGLANGRHGYLPTPEQHRLGGYETWLGTNQVQKDASVILVNNLLEMMNEMKGKSAVK, translated from the coding sequence ATGCCCAAGATCATTTACTTCGCTCTCGCAGTCTTCTGGTTCTCAAACTTTTCATTATTCGGAGAAGAGAAGAAAGAGCCCGCCCCTTCTGAAACCCCGTTGCGGGCTGGTGCTGCAGCTGTCGACATCACACCCACAGAGTTCCCTCTGAACATGCCTGGTGGATTCAATGCGAACATGGCCACAAGTGCGCACGACCCTCTCTTCGCCCGAGCAATAGTTCTCGACAATGGTGTCACCACACTGGCAATGGTCGTTGTCGACAGCTTGGGAGTCTCTCCAGAAATTTTGGACGAAGCCAAAGCAATCGCCGCGAAGAAAACCGGAATTAAAGTCGATCACATGCTGATCAGTTCAACGCATACACATAGCGGCCCCCCTTACAGTACAAGAAGTAAAGATGCTCCTGCTGTTGCGTATCGCAAAGTCCTGACTGAGGGAATGGCGGAATCGATTGTTCAAGCTCACGCATCTCTACAACCGGCATCTGTGGGTGCTGCCTCTCATCCTTTACCTGATGAAGTCTTCAATCGTCGCTGGTTTCTGAAAGCGGGTAAGATGCCACTGAATCCATTTGGAAAGATGGACATCGTCAAAATGAACCCGTCACGCAGCCCTGATGTTTTGGATCGTCCTGCCGGACCAACTGATCCCGACATTACGATCATCTCTATTCAGAACGCGCGGCGCAGACAACTCGCACTCTTCGCAAATTATTCTCTGCATTATGTGGGTGCGACTCCCCGAGGTCAGCTCTCGGCAGATTATTTTGGAGAATTCGCCCGCCTGATGCCCGCTCGATTACGTGGAAGCAATGAGTTCGTGGCGATGATGTCAAACGGGACATCCGGCGACATCAATAACATTCCATTTAATGTCACACGCCCTCCTCGCGAACCATTTGAGCAAATTCGAATTGTCGCTCGAAAGGCTGCGGACACCGCCTGGTTCGCCCATCGAAAAATTGATGAACACAAAAACAACGTCCCATTACAGATGCTGGAACGAAAAGTAGAACTGAAATATCGGCGTCCCTCTGCTGAAGAAGTCGATGCGGCCCGTAAAGTTCTGGCGGTCAAAGACAAAGCAGAGATCGACAGTCTGCCGCGACTCGCCCAGAACTACGCCCGTCGGGTCGTTCAATTTGCAGAACGAGAAGAAGAAACCCTCACTGTTAAAATCCAGGCGATCCGCATCGGCGATCTTGTCGTCTGTGGGATTCCGTTTGAAACATTCGTCGAGACGGGACTCGAACTCAAAGACAGAAGCCCGTTTCCTCAAACGATGGTCATCGGTCTTGCCAATGGCCGACACGGATACCTCCCAACTCCCGAACAGCACCGACTCGGTGGCTACGAAACGTGGCTGGGAACAAATCAAGTGCAGAAGGATGCTTCAGTCATTCTCGTCAACAATTTGCTCGAAATGATGAATGAGATGAAAGGCAAATCAGCTGTGAAGTAA
- a CDS encoding CocE/NonD family hydrolase, translated as MNLTLLRFVLACCIVPALVTGFSVVAEAQAPQAGDYSKVKHQVREELNSEAPMRDGVKLKIDIFRPEAEGRFPAILQQTPYNKNGQAGRARNFASRGYVVINVDSRGRFESGGEWDPFSAKHKTDGYDLVQWIAEQSWCNGNVGTYGLSYMGWTQWWTASQSPPALKAIVPEVAPPDQFYNCPYQNGIFVCWMMDWAGSTSGRNPHRAGPGAYGGFAVNREEAYDQLPYIDFDKTRNYKPNTWWRKWIEQNTASGEYWKAISYQTPESYAKVKVPSLAISGWFDANFTGTPMNYLAMKKHGGTEAARQPRMVIGPWQHIINRSHVAAGVDFGEQAIIDWDGYILRWFDHHLKGVDNGVLKDPPVHVFVMGRNEWRTAQDWPLPETKFTKYYLHSSGNANSSDGDGRLTTLPPGDESPDHYVYDPRDPTPSAGFTNGHIDGPRDISQSAKRQDVLVYETPVLTKDVELIGPISAKIFAATNAHDTDWMIRLSDVKPDGSALFLAEGVMRARHRDPENNGAFDPYKLSEIKPDEAYEYQIEFWRPTGNVFARGNRIRVEISSSYYPYYLRNPNSKMDNIGKVTTFQSAKQTIFHDAKRPSHLTLPVIPVGQ; from the coding sequence ATGAATTTGACTCTCCTTCGTTTTGTCTTGGCCTGTTGTATTGTGCCTGCTTTGGTAACGGGGTTTTCCGTTGTCGCTGAGGCTCAGGCACCACAAGCTGGTGACTATTCTAAAGTGAAGCATCAGGTCCGCGAGGAACTGAACAGCGAAGCGCCGATGCGTGATGGTGTCAAACTGAAGATTGATATCTTCCGCCCCGAAGCAGAAGGGCGCTTCCCAGCGATACTTCAACAGACACCGTACAACAAAAATGGACAGGCTGGACGCGCAAGGAATTTTGCCTCGCGTGGCTATGTGGTTATCAATGTTGATTCTCGGGGCCGGTTTGAATCGGGCGGAGAGTGGGATCCCTTTTCGGCGAAGCACAAGACCGATGGCTACGATTTAGTCCAATGGATCGCGGAGCAAAGTTGGTGTAACGGAAACGTTGGCACCTACGGTTTGTCATATATGGGTTGGACTCAGTGGTGGACAGCGTCTCAATCGCCGCCTGCATTAAAAGCGATCGTCCCCGAGGTTGCTCCACCGGATCAATTTTATAACTGCCCGTATCAAAACGGAATCTTCGTCTGCTGGATGATGGACTGGGCAGGCTCCACATCTGGCCGAAATCCACATCGTGCTGGCCCAGGTGCTTACGGTGGATTCGCCGTGAATCGCGAGGAGGCCTATGACCAACTTCCTTATATCGACTTCGACAAAACTCGGAATTACAAACCCAATACATGGTGGCGGAAGTGGATTGAGCAAAACACTGCGAGCGGTGAATACTGGAAGGCAATTTCATATCAGACGCCTGAGAGTTACGCGAAAGTGAAGGTTCCATCATTGGCGATTTCCGGATGGTTTGACGCGAACTTTACCGGCACGCCCATGAATTATCTGGCAATGAAGAAACATGGGGGGACTGAAGCGGCACGCCAACCCCGAATGGTGATCGGTCCCTGGCAACACATTATCAATCGAAGCCACGTCGCAGCCGGTGTCGATTTTGGCGAGCAGGCGATCATTGACTGGGACGGTTACATCCTGCGATGGTTCGACCATCATCTCAAAGGCGTTGATAATGGAGTGTTGAAAGACCCTCCTGTGCATGTTTTTGTCATGGGAAGGAACGAATGGCGAACGGCACAGGACTGGCCGTTGCCGGAGACGAAATTTACGAAATATTATTTGCACAGTTCCGGAAATGCCAACTCTTCAGACGGAGACGGTCGTCTCACTACGCTTCCGCCAGGTGACGAATCGCCGGACCATTACGTCTACGATCCTCGCGATCCAACACCCTCAGCAGGCTTCACTAACGGTCACATTGATGGCCCTCGCGACATCAGTCAGTCGGCAAAGCGACAGGATGTTTTGGTCTATGAGACTCCAGTTCTCACGAAAGACGTCGAACTCATCGGCCCGATTTCTGCCAAAATTTTTGCCGCCACAAATGCTCACGATACCGATTGGATGATTCGTCTTTCCGATGTCAAACCTGACGGCAGTGCGTTGTTTCTGGCTGAGGGAGTCATGCGAGCGAGGCATCGAGATCCTGAAAACAACGGAGCCTTTGATCCTTACAAATTGAGTGAAATTAAACCCGATGAAGCGTATGAATATCAGATTGAATTTTGGCGACCAACCGGGAACGTGTTCGCCCGTGGAAATCGCATTCGAGTTGAAATTTCCAGTAGCTACTATCCGTACTATTTAAGAAACCCAAACTCAAAAATGGATAACATCGGAAAGGTCACCACTTTTCAATCAGCAAAGCAAACAATTTTTCATGATGCAAAACGTCCCTCACATCTCACGCTTCCCGTCATTCCGGTTGGCCAGTGA
- a CDS encoding CocE/NonD family hydrolase yields MRTMHHWVLLITLCLTSGAYSHADDYVVEKDIMVPMRDGIRLATDVYRPAQDGKPVDEALPVILSRLPYNKNGQVTAAKYFAANGYVFVAQDTRGRYKSEGVWHMLSDDGPDGVDCAAWIGKQPWSNGKIGMIGTSYYGGTQHSMALAGAPELTTVIPVDAMSNMGRQSLRNAGAFELRFWNWIFLNAGRGSRASHDPGTVEVLKEMADQRFAYLENFPTRRGQTPLRLAPEYEDWLLTAMESGPDDEFWSAVNIVEDPEKYKDIPVYLVSGWYDSWGGNNTANFMALSKTIKGPVFMIMGPWIHGQQAAYAHGDVTFGKEAAIADQWAWRKEWYDRWLKGIDNSVGKSGLFKTPVRIFVMGTGDGTKDEKGRLKHGGYWRSENDWPLARTEYTDFYLQPDGNLSTAKSEEEKAVTQFQFDPKNPVPTIGGNISSGNDILLQGARNQKGGPHVWNFKAPIPISARNDVLVFQSEPLEEDLEVTGEIEVKLFASSSAVDTDFTAKLIDVYPSSTDWPAGFDLNIGDGIVRGRFRESLKKEVLMNPGETYEFTIRLYPTSNVFKKGHRIRVDISSSNYPRFDVNPNTGEPLNRHRRTEVATQTIFHDASHPSRIILPVIPTTPAK; encoded by the coding sequence ATGCGTACGATGCACCACTGGGTGTTGCTGATCACACTTTGTCTTACGAGCGGGGCGTACTCGCATGCGGACGACTACGTTGTTGAAAAAGATATCATGGTCCCGATGCGGGATGGAATACGGCTGGCGACGGATGTCTATCGGCCAGCTCAAGACGGGAAACCGGTCGATGAAGCACTCCCCGTGATCTTGAGCCGACTTCCTTACAACAAAAATGGACAAGTCACAGCTGCCAAGTATTTTGCCGCAAATGGATACGTGTTTGTTGCGCAAGATACTCGTGGTCGCTACAAGTCTGAGGGAGTCTGGCACATGCTCAGCGACGACGGCCCCGACGGTGTCGACTGTGCAGCCTGGATCGGGAAGCAGCCATGGTCGAATGGCAAAATCGGGATGATTGGGACTTCTTATTATGGGGGAACGCAACATTCGATGGCCCTCGCTGGTGCTCCTGAATTGACGACAGTCATCCCCGTCGATGCCATGTCAAACATGGGACGACAGAGCCTTCGCAATGCGGGCGCTTTCGAGCTGCGGTTTTGGAATTGGATCTTTCTGAACGCCGGTCGCGGGAGTCGTGCTTCACATGATCCCGGAACAGTTGAAGTTCTGAAAGAAATGGCGGATCAACGATTTGCCTACCTCGAGAATTTCCCGACACGACGCGGACAAACTCCGTTGCGACTCGCTCCCGAATACGAAGACTGGTTGCTGACTGCAATGGAAAGCGGACCGGATGATGAGTTCTGGTCGGCAGTGAACATTGTGGAAGATCCTGAGAAGTACAAAGATATTCCTGTTTATCTGGTCTCAGGCTGGTACGACTCCTGGGGTGGGAACAACACTGCCAACTTTATGGCACTCAGCAAGACCATCAAAGGGCCCGTTTTCATGATCATGGGACCGTGGATTCATGGTCAACAGGCTGCTTATGCACACGGGGATGTCACATTCGGCAAAGAAGCAGCCATTGCAGATCAGTGGGCGTGGCGCAAGGAATGGTACGACCGCTGGTTGAAAGGGATCGACAACTCTGTCGGCAAATCTGGTCTATTCAAGACACCAGTCCGAATTTTCGTCATGGGAACCGGCGACGGCACGAAGGACGAGAAAGGCCGCTTGAAGCATGGTGGATATTGGAGAAGTGAAAACGACTGGCCATTAGCCCGGACAGAGTACACAGATTTCTATCTGCAACCTGACGGCAACTTGTCGACTGCCAAATCAGAAGAAGAAAAAGCAGTCACTCAATTCCAGTTCGATCCAAAAAATCCAGTCCCGACCATTGGGGGGAACATTTCTTCAGGCAATGACATTCTGTTGCAAGGTGCACGAAATCAAAAAGGGGGGCCACACGTCTGGAATTTCAAAGCGCCAATTCCAATCTCCGCGCGCAATGATGTTCTCGTTTTTCAATCGGAACCACTCGAAGAAGACCTTGAAGTAACTGGTGAAATCGAAGTGAAACTATTTGCCTCCAGTTCTGCAGTTGATACCGACTTCACTGCGAAGTTGATCGATGTCTATCCATCATCGACAGACTGGCCGGCCGGTTTTGACTTAAATATTGGAGACGGAATTGTTCGCGGACGATTTCGGGAATCACTCAAGAAAGAAGTCTTGATGAATCCCGGCGAGACTTACGAATTTACAATCAGGCTTTATCCGACTTCGAATGTCTTCAAGAAAGGCCATCGAATCCGGGTCGATATTTCGAGCTCCAATTATCCTCGCTTCGATGTGAATCCCAACACGGGCGAACCGTTGAACCGGCATCGACGAACAGAAGTGGCAACTCAAACAATTTTCCATGATGCCTCGCACCCAAGCCGGATCATTTTGCCTGTGATTCCCACAACACCCGCAAAGTAA
- the menC gene encoding o-succinylbenzoate synthase has protein sequence MKLEQVELLHVRRRLAHPFRISLGAITAREFVVLRGHADGLTVYGEANIDARPFYASETVGTVWEMISEVLLPMVLGKSFDSIEDVCQTWHSIRGHEYAKAAVEHLYWDLLGKERGEPIQQLLGGQGETVEVGTSHSIGSNPQEFIADIKSALEQGIRRIKIKVQPGWDDQPLKLIREHFGDITLMADANAAYLPEHVDHLASLDRFDMLMLEQPLPPFDLVYHKELASRIKTPLCLDEGAHDLPMVENAVTFDACQIVNIKVGRVGGLSQAKLIHDWCHAKQIPLWCGRRTGSGISMASELALATLPGFKFPTDHGIELIQETMDHFVPIDQFELSDAFARIPTGPGIGVEVDDTMLDELAVRRMVIKPSSV, from the coding sequence ATGAAGCTGGAACAAGTTGAGTTACTACACGTTCGTCGTCGATTGGCACACCCGTTTCGAATCAGTCTGGGAGCGATCACTGCGCGCGAGTTCGTTGTGCTGCGCGGTCACGCGGATGGCTTGACTGTTTATGGCGAAGCCAACATCGATGCGCGTCCTTTTTATGCTTCGGAGACTGTTGGCACAGTCTGGGAAATGATCTCAGAAGTTCTCCTTCCGATGGTCCTGGGGAAGTCCTTCGACTCGATTGAAGATGTTTGCCAGACATGGCATTCAATTCGTGGGCATGAATACGCCAAAGCTGCGGTGGAGCACTTGTATTGGGATCTTCTCGGAAAGGAACGCGGGGAGCCAATCCAGCAACTTCTGGGAGGGCAGGGCGAAACGGTCGAAGTTGGGACCAGCCATTCAATTGGTTCAAACCCGCAAGAATTCATCGCCGACATTAAATCCGCACTGGAACAGGGGATTCGCAGAATCAAAATCAAAGTACAGCCAGGTTGGGATGATCAACCGCTCAAGCTGATTCGTGAACACTTTGGCGACATCACGTTAATGGCTGACGCAAATGCTGCGTACTTGCCAGAACATGTCGACCATCTAGCAAGTTTAGATCGATTCGACATGCTGATGCTCGAACAACCTTTGCCACCTTTTGATCTCGTCTATCACAAAGAATTGGCAAGTCGAATTAAAACTCCATTGTGCCTCGATGAAGGAGCACATGACTTGCCGATGGTTGAGAATGCGGTCACATTTGATGCCTGTCAAATTGTGAATATCAAAGTTGGGCGTGTCGGCGGACTTTCCCAAGCGAAACTGATTCACGACTGGTGCCACGCGAAACAAATTCCGCTCTGGTGCGGACGCCGAACCGGTTCGGGCATTTCAATGGCAAGCGAACTGGCACTCGCCACGCTCCCGGGCTTTAAGTTCCCAACAGATCATGGGATCGAATTGATTCAGGAAACGATGGACCACTTTGTCCCCATTGACCAGTTTGAACTCTCAGACGCCTTCGCCCGCATCCCGACTGGACCGGGAATTGGAGTCGAAGTCGACGACACAATGCTGGACGAACTTGCAGTTCGCCGAATGGTGATCAAACCGTCAAGTGTGTAA